The sequence ATTCAATCCATATTTTGAGGCACGTATAGCTCTATATAATATAGATGTAATTCCAGATCCAAATGCTACAACGGGTGACGATGCACCACTATATACATCAGCGAGCTATAGAAATCCGGCTACGTATGGCACAATAAATGTCGATGGAAAAGTGATCTATATTAACGAGTTGGTACAAGACAAATTTGATGAACCATTGTATGAAGAAATTCCGCTATTTGAATCTGAATTTGAGAACGACGACGCATTTGAGGCGCCAGAAATCGAAATTCCAGAAGTGATGTTACCATCATTAGAAATTCCGGAGATGACAACTCCAGAGATGCCAGAGATTAATGAATTTGAGGAAAATTTTGCCGAGGAGTTAGAACTAGAAGAGGCACTATTCGAGGAAGAAGTATTATTCGAAGAAGAAATGTTATTCGAGGAAGAGGCATTATTTGAACCACATTTAGGAGAAGAGAGCCTAGAAAATCCGGCGATGTCATTGGAAGTGGTAGAAGAGACGACTTATGGATTTGTGCTAGAATCAGCACCGATCGAGGAATATGCAGCTGAGGAGGCTGTACTAGAATCAGCACCGATCGAGGAGTATGCAGCTGAGGAGGCTGTACTGGAATCAGCACCGATCGAGGAGTATGCAGCTGAGGAGGCTGTACTGGAATCAGCACCGATCGAGGAGTATGCAGTTGAGGAGGCTGTACTAGAATCGGTAGCGATCGAGGAATATGCAGTTGAGGAATTTGTGGCAGAGGAATTTTTTGAAGAGCCGGTAGCTGAAGAAATCTTTGAAGAGCCGGTAGCAGAAGAAGTCTTTGAAGAGCCGGTAGCAGAAGAAGTCTTTGAAGAACCGGTAGTTGAAGAAGTCTTTGAAGAGCCGGTAGCAGAAGAAGTCTTTGAAGAGCCGGTAGCTGAAGAAGTCTTTGAAGAGCCGGTAGCAGAAGAAATCTTTGAAGAACCGGTGGCTGAAGAAGTCTTTGAATGAACACGAAGACAAATGTTTTTGCTAAGATGTTCAAAAAGATATTTAGAATTTAATTAATACAAATAAATCAGAGCAGACTAATTCGCATAGAGTTGGTCTGCTTTTTATATATGGCATTTATTTCCTATATTGTCAGAATCAAGAGTAGTAGAATTTGCTGTAGCAGAAGAAGTTTTGGAGGAGTCGGTAGCCGAAGAAGTCTTAGAGGAGTCGGTAGCAGAAGAAGTTTTAGAGGAGTCAGTATGAAGAGATTTGAACCAATGATAAGACAAATGTGATTGAGATAAGATGATATTTGAATTTCGGGTTTTTATATTTTGCCGAGTATCGATAATTCAATCGTGATACTCAGCATTTAGGGTTGTTTTTTAATGATATCTAATCATTTTTTTTCGTCTAAAATTGACAGTAACTGTTATAGAAATGACGTTTAGTATAACAGCTCCAATAAACATTAAACCTAAAAATGTTCCTGAAGTTTTAGCTTCGTTCAAAGTTGCCATGTATGAATTAATATTAGGTATAAAAGGCATAAGTCCTACAAATCCTGCAAACATTAGCAATATAATTGCTTTAGCTTTTTCAGTGCCGAAAATTATTAAAGGAGCATTGGTAACAGCGACATATATAAGGCATAAAATACTCATAAACATAAGAGATGTCATAAGATCATCTATAGTATTTGCACCCAAATATTTCAGTATCATTAAGCTAATAGCAGTAAAAAATATAGAAAAACCTAAAGAGAGATAACTAAATAAATATTTACTGAAAACATGATCAAAATCTGTCAGCGGCAACATGGCAGAAAATTTATCCCAATGACTTTTTTCATCTGCTGCTATAATATTGCTACACATATACACTGCTTGAAAAAGTGCAAAAAATATATAAGGCGAAACTACTGCCATAAGAATGATTATTCCTATAGCAAGTTTATATTTTTTCCAACTAAACCAAACATCTTTGACTAATAACCCTAGCATTTTTCCTCTCCTCCTCTAAACCTCTAATCATTAGTAATATAATATTTTCTAAAACATAATTTTGTTCTGGATAATTAATAGAACTAACTTTGTCTTTTTCAATTAATACATCATAGATACCTTTATGATTCTTTTTACCAAGTATAATATCTTTGGGTAATAATTCTAATTCTTGTTCATCTACATTAATAATAGAATAATTCTCTAATATTTGTTTCTTATCTTGACTTAAAACTTGACGACCTTGATGAATCAAAGTAATACTATCACAAATTTTTTCTAAATCACTTATTATGTGAGAAGAAATCAAAACAGAATGATTATCACTTTGTTGAACAAATTTTGTTAATATCTCTAATACTTCTTCTCTGGCAATAGGGTCAAGTCCGCTAGTAGCTTCATCTAAAATTAATACTTTACTACCGTGAGACAATGCTATAGCGATGCCTAGTTTCATTTTCATTCCTTTGGAGTAGTCTTGAAATTTTTTTTGGGGATCTAATGAAAAATAATTGATATACTTGTGATATATCTGCTTGTCCCACTGCTTATAACATAAGTTCATAATTTTATTAATGTCATTTACATTAAAAATATCAGGTATATAGCTCTCATCGAGAACTAGTCCAATATTTTCTTTCACGTTCTTAAAATCATGTGATGTGTTTTTAACACCCAATACTGAAATTTCTCCACTATCAGGTTTTATCGAGTTCATTATAAGATTGATTGTGGTGCTCTTTCCAGCACCGTTTTTACCAATTAATCCCATAATTTTTCCGCTAGGTAAACTAAAATTAATGTCTTTTAATGTAAAATCACCTTGTTGTTTTGATATATGATTCACTACAATGGTACTCATCATTTTCCTCTACCCAATACCTAAAATGTAGGTATACCTTTCTTTTCTGTTGTAAATGATCTATAGAAATGATTTTTTATAGACTCATATTATATATCGTAATAATGTAGTTTTTATAAATAG is a genomic window of Candidatus Epulonipiscium viviparus containing:
- a CDS encoding ABC-2 transporter permease encodes the protein MLGLLVKDVWFSWKKYKLAIGIIILMAVVSPYIFFALFQAVYMCSNIIAADEKSHWDKFSAMLPLTDFDHVFSKYLFSYLSLGFSIFFTAISLMILKYLGANTIDDLMTSLMFMSILCLIYVAVTNAPLIIFGTEKAKAIILLMFAGFVGLMPFIPNINSYMATLNEAKTSGTFLGLMFIGAVILNVISITVTVNFRRKKMIRYH
- a CDS encoding ABC transporter ATP-binding protein, giving the protein MSTIVVNHISKQQGDFTLKDINFSLPSGKIMGLIGKNGAGKSTTINLIMNSIKPDSGEISVLGVKNTSHDFKNVKENIGLVLDESYIPDIFNVNDINKIMNLCYKQWDKQIYHKYINYFSLDPQKKFQDYSKGMKMKLGIAIALSHGSKVLILDEATSGLDPIAREEVLEILTKFVQQSDNHSVLISSHIISDLEKICDSITLIHQGRQVLSQDKKQILENYSIINVDEQELELLPKDIILGKKNHKGIYDVLIEKDKVSSINYPEQNYVLENIILLMIRGLEEERKNARVISQRCLV